A portion of the Clostridium gelidum genome contains these proteins:
- the rlmN gene encoding 23S rRNA (adenine(2503)-C(2))-methyltransferase RlmN — protein MNNLLDYTLEELKVWMKENGESAFRGKQILSWIYKDINDFDNMKNISKPLISKLKENFTVNMPKIIKVYKSDIDGTEKFLLGFEDGNLIESVLMRYKHGNSICISTQIGCRMGCKFCASTIDGRVRNLTTGEILSQILVVQNYIKERISNIVLMGSGEPLDNYDNVVKFLEVVSAEYGLNVGQRHITLSTCGIVPKIYELADKEFSITLAISLHAFSDEKRKEIMPIANKHTIYEILEACRYYINKTNRRITFEYALVKEINDSKEDAKALGKLLRGMLCHVNLIPVNEIKENTYKRSSKKAIDDFSEILTSFGIEVTTRREMGSDINAACGQLRRSYIETQE, from the coding sequence ATGAACAATTTACTAGATTATACTTTAGAAGAACTTAAAGTATGGATGAAAGAAAATGGTGAAAGTGCATTTAGGGGTAAACAAATATTATCATGGATTTATAAGGATATTAATGACTTTGATAATATGAAGAATATATCTAAGCCATTAATATCTAAATTAAAAGAAAATTTTACTGTTAACATGCCGAAGATAATAAAAGTATATAAATCTGATATTGATGGAACTGAAAAATTTTTACTAGGATTTGAAGATGGAAATTTAATAGAATCTGTACTTATGAGATATAAACATGGTAATTCCATATGTATATCAACTCAAATTGGTTGTAGAATGGGATGTAAATTTTGCGCATCTACTATAGATGGGCGTGTTAGAAATTTAACCACAGGAGAAATTTTATCACAGATTCTTGTAGTTCAAAACTACATTAAGGAAAGAATATCTAATATTGTCTTAATGGGAAGTGGAGAACCACTAGATAATTATGATAATGTTGTAAAATTCTTAGAAGTAGTTTCAGCGGAATATGGATTAAATGTTGGGCAAAGACATATAACATTATCTACTTGTGGAATTGTGCCAAAGATATATGAATTGGCGGATAAAGAATTTAGCATAACTCTTGCAATATCACTACATGCATTTAGTGATGAAAAAAGAAAAGAGATTATGCCTATAGCTAATAAACATACTATTTACGAAATATTAGAAGCTTGTAGATATTATATTAATAAAACCAACAGAAGAATTACTTTTGAATATGCATTAGTAAAAGAAATAAATGATAGCAAAGAAGATGCAAAAGCTCTTGGAAAGTTACTCCGCGGAATGCTTTGCCATGTAAATTTAATACCAGTAAATGAAATAAAAGAAAACACTTATAAACGATCTTCAAAAAAGGCAATCGATGATTTTTCTGAAATATTGACTTCGTTTGGCATAGAAGTTACTACAAGACGTGAAATGGGAAGTGACATTAATGCAGCATGTGGACAACTTAGAAGAAGTTACATCGAAACCCAAGAATAG
- a CDS encoding Stp1/IreP family PP2C-type Ser/Thr phosphatase: MVGLVSDVGLKRTLNEDFASYLEKEEFKIYVVADGMGGHNAGEVASQMAAERIVSYVNENFSSCILENLINEAIKKVNRDIFNFSNTNEILSGMGTTVTACLITGNFIHVANVGDSCCLGIKNNEIRKITKDHSLVQELVDSGDISEKEAENHPKKNIITRALGTSSTVNVDVFELDNNEYDEYLLCSDGLINELTKEEILQVVTEERDYVNSANKLVHLAKEKGGRDNITVLLFGGEM; the protein is encoded by the coding sequence ATGGTAGGTTTAGTTAGTGATGTGGGATTAAAACGCACGTTAAATGAAGATTTTGCTTCTTATTTAGAAAAAGAAGAATTTAAGATATATGTAGTAGCAGATGGAATGGGTGGACACAATGCAGGAGAAGTTGCAAGCCAAATGGCCGCAGAACGAATTGTTAGCTATGTAAATGAAAATTTTTCTTCTTGCATATTAGAAAACTTAATTAATGAAGCTATTAAAAAAGTGAATAGGGATATATTTAATTTTTCGAACACTAATGAAATTTTAAGTGGAATGGGAACTACAGTTACAGCTTGTCTTATTACTGGAAATTTTATACATGTTGCTAATGTAGGGGATAGTTGTTGTCTTGGAATAAAAAATAATGAAATAAGAAAGATTACAAAAGATCACTCGTTAGTACAAGAGCTTGTTGATAGTGGAGACATAAGTGAAAAAGAAGCAGAAAATCATCCAAAGAAGAATATTATCACCAGAGCTTTAGGTACTAGTAGCACTGTGAATGTAGACGTATTTGAATTAGATAATAATGAATATGATGAGTATTTATTGTGTTCAGATGGACTTATAAATGAGTTGACTAAGGAAGAGATTCTACAAGTTGTCACTGAAGAAAGAGACTATGTAAATAGTGCTAATAAATTAGTGCATTTGGCAAAAGAAAAAGGTGGCAGAGATAATATAACAGTATTGTTGTTTGGAGGAGAAATGTAG